A single region of the Raphanus sativus cultivar WK10039 chromosome 1, ASM80110v3, whole genome shotgun sequence genome encodes:
- the LOC130508350 gene encoding auxin-responsive protein IAA10-like — protein sequence MSGFRDVCSSSGSVNVMIGVSPAEEGDGNAAAAISSEDSSSPDETVAGTELDLALGLSVGRNHSKVRSFSSSLASSSSSSSLTRESGTKRSADSSAAASKGNVAVGWPPLRTYRINSLVNQSKSSPAEDDIQKDTTKNGVKNNDASFVKSPMLVKVTMDGVIIGRKIDLNALDSYEALAKTLEQMFFHTPVTARCKETRRGSELLDGSSEYIITYQDKDGDWMLVGDVPWLMFLGSVKRLRIMRRSGETGVGK from the exons ATGAGTGGTTTCCGAGATGTTTGTTCATCAAGTGGGTCGGTGAATGTGATGATCGGAGTATCACCGGCTGAAGAAGGAGACGGCAACGCCGCCGCCGCCATATCGTCGGAGGATTCGTCTTCCCCCGACGAGACGGTGGCGGGAACAGAGCTCGACTTAGCTCTGGGTCTTAGCGTTGGTAGGAATCACTCAAAGGTTCGgtctttttcttcatctttggcttcctcttcgtcttcttcttctctgaccAGAGAAAGTGGAACGAAACGGTCTGCTGATTCTTCTGCGGCTGCCTCAAAAGG AAATGTTGCGGTAGGGTGGCCGCCTCTACGGACTTACAGGATCAACAGTTTGGTCAACCAATCAAAGTCCTCGCCCGCTGAAGACGACATTCAAAAGGACACAACAAAAAACGGCGTGAAGAACAATGACGCTTCCTTCGTCAAATCTCCAATGCTTGTGAAGGTTACAATGGACGGAGTTATAATCGGAAGGAAGATTGATCTGAATGCTCTTGATTCTTATGAAGCCTTGGCGAAGACTCTGGAACAGATGTTTTTCCACACGCCTGTAACAGCAA GATGCAAGGAAACAAGACGTGGTTCAGAACTACTGGATGGTTCATCAGAATATATCATAACGTATCAAGATAAAGACGGAGATTGGATGCTTGTAGGAGATGTTCCATGGCT GATGTTCCTTGGGTCTGTTAAAAGACTGAGAATCATGAGAAGATCAGGTGAAACTGGAGTTGGCAAGTAG
- the LOC130508355 gene encoding subtilisin-like protease SBT1.2: MEPKTLFVIIIFLLFVSSSSSLVTMKKNTYIIQLHPNSQTAKAFPSKFDWHLSFLQEAVLGLQEEDEDREDPSSRILYSYDSAIEGFSAQLTESEAETLKNLPEVVAVRPDHVLQVQTTYSYKFLGLDGPGSSNVWSKSRSGQGTIIGVLDTGVWPESPSFDDTGMPSIPSKWRGVCQEGESFTSSSCNKKLIGARFFIRGHRVANSPLDSPNMPREYISARDSTGHGTHTASTAAGSPVSTASVLGNGAGVARGMAPGAHVAVYKVCWFNGCYSSDILAAIDVAIQDRVDVLSLSLGGFPIPLYDDTIAIGTFRATEHGIAVVCAGGNNGPLASSVANTAPWVSTVGAGTLDRKFPGVVRLANGKLLYGESLYPGKGLKRAERELEVVYVTGGDKGSEFCLRGSLPRESIQGKMVICDRGVNGRSEKGQAVKEAGGVAMILANTEINQEEDSVDVHLIPATLIGYEESVVLKGYVRDTVRPKARLIFGGTVIGRSRAPEVAQFSARGPSLANPSILKPDLIAPGVNIIAAWPQNLGPTGLPYDSRRVNFTVMSGTSMSCPHVSGITALIRSSYPNWSPAAIKSAMMTTADLYDRRGKEIRDGEKPAGVFAIGAGHVNPVKAINPGLVYNIQPVDYIAYLCTLGFTRSDILAITHKNVSCGVILRNSPGFSLNYPSISVIFKGGKTKEMVTRRVTNVGSPKSIYTVNVKAPMGINVIVKPKRLVFSHADQTLSYRVWFVLKKGNRGEKVGASFADGQLTWVNSRDSMQRVRSPISVTLKNH, encoded by the coding sequence ATGGAACCTAAAACTCTCTTTGTCATCattatctttcttctctttgtttcttcttcttcttccttagtAACCATGAAGAAAAATACTTACATCATTCAGCTCCACCCTAATAGCCAAACCGCTAAAGCCTTTCCCTCAAAGTTTGATTGGCATCTTTCTTTTCTCCAAGAAGCTGTTCTAGGTCTtcaagaagaagacgaagacaGAGAAGATCCTTCTTCACGGATTCTCTACTCTTACGACTCTGCCATTGAAGGATTCTCTGCTCAGTTAACCGAATCAGAAGCTGAAACCCTAAAGAACTTACCCGAAGTTGTTGCAGTAAGACCTGACCATGTTCTCCAAGTTCAAACCACTTACTCTTACAAGTTCTTGGGACTCGACGGTCCTGGAAGCTCCAATGTCTGGTCTAAATCAAGATCCGGTCAAGGCACGATCATCGGCGTTCTCGATACAGGAGTCTGGCCTGAGAGTCCAAGCTTCGACGACACAGGGATGCCTTCTATCCCAAGCAAATGGAGAGGAGTTTGCCAAGAAGGAGAGAGCTTCACTTCCTCCAGCTGCAACAAGAAACTAATCGGCGCTAGGTTCTTCATCAGAGGCCACCGCGTGGCCAACTCTCCCTTGGACTCACCGAACATGCCTCGCGAGTACATATCCGCGAGAGACTCGACGGGACACGGCACCCACACCGCTTCAACAGCCGCCGGGTCCCCTGTTTCCACGGCGAGCGTTCTCGGAAACGGAGCCGGCGTGGCTCGCGGGATGGCCCCCGGAGCCCACGTGGCGGTTTACAAAGTCTGCTGGTTCAACGGCTGTTACAGCTCAGACATCCTCGCGGCTATAGACGTGGCGATTCAAGACAGAGTCGACGTTCTCTCCCTCTCCCTAGGCGGTTTCCCTATACCTCTGTATGATGACACTATCGCCATAGGTACCTTCCGAGCCACGGAACACGGGATCGCTGTCGTCTGCGCGGGTGGCAACAACGGTCCGCTCGCTAGCTCGGTCGCAAACACAGCTCCTTGGGTCTCCACGGTGGGAGCGGGGACGCTGGACAGAAAGTTTCCAGGCGTGGTTAGGTTAGCCAACGGGAAGCTACTCTACGGAGAGTCTTTATATCCAGGGAAAGGTTTAAAGAGAGCCGAGAGAGAGCTCGAGGTCGTTTACGTCACGGGAGGAGACAAAGGAAGCGAGTTTTGCCTGAGAGGTTCGCTTCCGAGAGAGAGTATCCAAGGCAAAATGGTGATATGCGACCGTGGAGTCAACGGGAGATCGGAGAAAGGACAAGCCGTTAAAGAAGCTGGCGGCGTCGCGATGATCTTGGCTAATACAGAGATAAACCAAGAGGAAGATTCTGTAGACGTTCATCTGATACCAGCGACGTTGATTGGTTATGAAGAGTCTGTTGTTTTGAAAGGTTACGTGAGGGACACGGTGAGACCGAAAGCTAGGTTAATTTTCGGCGGGACGGTGATTGGGAGGTCTAGAGCGCCTGAGGTGGCGCAGTTCTCGGCTCGTGGACCGAGTTTGGCTAACCCTTCGATTCTTAAACCGGATTTGATCGCTCCTGGGGTCAACATCATCGCGGCTTGGCCTCAGAATCTTGGACCGACGGGTCTTCCTTATGACTCGAGGAGAGTTAACTTCACTGTCATGTCGGGGACTTCGATGTCTTGTCCGCACGTTAGCGGGATAACCGCTCTTATCCGGTCTAGTTACCCGAACTGGTCTCCCGCTGCTATCAAATCCGCGATGATGACGACGGCTGATTTGTACGATCGGAGAGGGAAAGAGATTAGGGATGGGGAAAAACCGGCGGGGGTGTTTGCTATTGGAGCAGGGCATGTGAATCCGGTTAAGGCGATTAACCCGGGATTGGTTTACAACATCCAACCGGTGGATTACATAGCTTATTTATGCACTCTCGGGTTCACGAGATCGGATATTTTAGCGATCACTCACAAGAACGTTAGCTGCGGTGTGATACTGAGGAACAGCCCTGGTTTTAGCCTTAACTATCCGTCTATTTCGGTTATTTTTAAAGGTGGGAAGACTAAGGAGATGGTCACAAGGCGTGTGACTAACGTTGGGAGCCCTAAGTCAATATATACTGTGAATGTTAAGGCTCCTATGGGGATTAATGTGATTGTAAAGCCTAAGAGGCTTGTGTTTAGTCACGCGGATCAAACGTTGAGCTATAGAGTTTGGTTTGTGTTGAAGAAGGGAAACAGAGGAGAGAAAGTGGGTGCTAGCTTTGCAGATGGACAGTTGACTTGGGTCAACTCTAGAGATTCGATGCAGCGAGTTCGGAGTCCAATCTCTGTAACTTTGAAGAATCATTGA